The following coding sequences lie in one Lolium perenne isolate Kyuss_39 chromosome 2, Kyuss_2.0, whole genome shotgun sequence genomic window:
- the LOC127333857 gene encoding strigolactones hydrolase CXE15-like — MSSFSSCPASSVSAPAPPPHVVEDCLGVVQLLSDGTVTRPTRSFLSDPPAHEIRRDLPVEWKDVVYDDSRGLRLRVYRPTTATTKDGEKKNLPVVVYFHGGGFCIGSFEHPSFHEVGLRIAHDLPAVVLSADYRLAPEHRLPAAQHDGETVLSWLSGHAASGADPWLAESADLERVFVWGDSCGGNMAHHVAVRHGSGCGLDIDPVRIAGYVLLCPYFGGEERMASEASFPRDVLMGLALFDQMWRLALPAGATRDHPAANPFGPDSAPLDGVALPPVLVADAEKDLLRDRTADYVARLRAMGKPVELVVFEGQGHGFFVYEPWGAAADELVRVVRRFVHGDPPATS; from the coding sequence ATGTCATCGTTTTCTTCCTGTCCGGCATCGTCCGTCTCGGCCCCGGCACCGCCGCCGCACGTGGTGGAGGACTGCCTCGGCGTCGTGCAGCTCCTCAGCGACGGCACTGTAACGCGGCCCACGCGAAGCTTCCTCTCTGACCCTCCGGCGCATGAAATCCGCCGCGACCTGCCCGTCGAGTGGAAGGACGTCGTGTACGACGATTCCCGCGGCCTCCGGCTCCGCGTGTACAGGCCTACGACGGCGACCACCAAAGACGGCGAGAAGAAGAACCTTCCGGTGGTCGTCTACTTCCACGGCGGCGGTTTCTGCATCGGCAGCTTCGAGCACCCCAGCTTCCACGAAGTTGGCCTGCGGATCGCTCACGACCTACCGGCGGTCGTGCTCTCCGCAGACTACCGCCTCGCCCCCGAGCACCGCCTCCCCGCGGCGCAGCACGACGGGGAAACCGTGCTCTCGTGGCTAAGCGGCCATGCCGCGTCCGGCGCCGACCCGTGGCTCGCCGAGTCGGCTGACTTAGAACGGGTGTTCGTCTGGGGCGACTCGTGCGGCGGCAACATGGCGCACCACGTCGCCGTCCGGCACGGCTCCGGCTGCGGCCTCGATATTGACCCGGTACGCATCGCCGGGTACGTCCTGCTCTGCCCGTACTTCGGCGGGGAGGAGAGGATGGCGTCGGAGGCGTCCTTCCCGCGCGACGTGCTCATGGGCCTGGCGCTGTTCGACCAGATGTGGCGGCTGGCGCTGCCGGCGGGGGCGACGAGGGACCACCCGGCGGCCAACCCGTTCGGCCCCGATAGCGCCCCGCTGGACGGCGTCGCGTTACCGCCGGTGCTCGTCGCGGACGCCGAGAAGGACCTGCTGCGCGACCGGACCGCCGACTATGTCGCAAGGCTGAGGGCAATGGGGAAGCCCGTGGAGCTCGTGGTGTTCGAGGGGCAGGGGCACGGCTTCTTCGTCTACGAGCCGTGGGGCGCCGCGGCAGACGAGCTCGTCCGAGTGGTACGGCGGTTCGTGCACGGTGACCCACCGGCCACCAGCTGA